The stretch of DNA GGGGAGGTCTCGGTCATGAGGCGCCGTGTCTCGAAGGGGATGCCATGCCCGATGCCCTATCTGGCCGGCGAAATCCAGCATCGCGGGTCGTGCCGTGCGCACCGGACCCGTCCGGAGCCCGCCGCGGGCCGAAACGACGAACGGGCCGGACGCTTATCGAGCCCGGCCCGCCCCTGTCTTGCCGATCGGCCCGGGCCGCGCCCGGGCCGGTTCTCGTCAGGCCGTCGCCTCGTTGCGCAGCCGGTCGTAATCCGACTTCGGCAGCGGCACCGCGTTGGGCTGGCCGAGATCCTTCATCGGGACGCGGTAGGTCTCCCGGGCCGAGAAGGCCGCGACCGCCGAGATCGCCGTGATCGCCAGGGCGATCGAGCCGATGGTGAGCGGGATGTTCGCCGAGCCGGGAGGCGCCACGGTGGCGAACAGGGCCGGCAGCATCGCCGTGATGGCGGTGCCGACGTTCTGCGAGATCGCCATCGCGGAGACGCGGGTGCGGGTCGGGAACAGCTCGGGGTAGAAGCTCGGGAAGACCGCGTTGTAGCCCTGGTAGACGATGCCCCACATCAGCAGCGACATCGCGATGGCGAGCGGCACGTTGGCGATGCTGATCGCGTAGAGGTAGCCGAAGGACAGGAGGCCCGAGCCGAGCGCCCCGACGATGATCGGCGGGCGACGGCCGATCTTGTCCGACAGGTTGCCGACCATCGGGATCACCAGCACCGCCAGGATGTTCCCCAGCACCGGGATCCACAGGTAGACGTCCTTGTGGAAGCCGATGCCGTAGGCGGCCTGGACCGCGTAGGCCGCGCCGAAGATGGTGGTGACCACCGGGATCACGTTCATCAGCGACATGCACACCACCCGCAGCATGTCGGGCCAGGAGGTGGCGAAGGCCTCGACGACCGGGGCGCGGGCGACCTCGCCCTTCGTCTCCTCGGCGGCGAAGGCGGGGGTCTCGTCGACCTCGCGGCGGATGATGTAGCCGATGATGATGACGATGAAGCTCAGCAGGAACGGGATCCGCCAGCCCCAGGAATTGAACGCCTCGGTCGGCATGTAGGCGGCGAGCGGCAGGAACACCGCGGCGGCGAGGATCTGGCCGGCCTGCACGCCCTGGAGGGTGAAGCTGGCGAAGAAGCCGCGGCGGCCGAACGGCGCGTGCTCCATGGTCATCGAGCTCGCTCCCGAGATCTCGCCGGCCACCGCGAAGCCCTGGATCAGGCGCAGGATGACGAGCAGGATCGGGGCGAGGATGCCGACCTGGCTGTAGGTGGGCAGCAGGCCGACCGCGATGGTCGAGAAGCCCATCAGGAACATGCACAGGACAAGCACCTGCTTGCGCCCATGGGTGTCGCCCCAATGGCCGAGCACGAAGGCGCCGATCGGCCGGCTGACATAGCCGACGCCGTAGGTGGCGAGCGAGGCCACGATCGCCACGGTCGGGTTGCTGGACGGGAAGAACAGCTGCGGGAAGATCAGCGAGGCCGCCGTCGCGTAGATGAAGAAGTCGTAATATTCCAGCGCCGAGCCGATCCAGGCGCTGGCGGCGGCCTTCTTCGATTGCTGACGGTCGTGGACGTGGTCGCGGGGTACCGCACTCATCGGGTGTTCCTCCATGGTTCGACAGGATCGGTGCCGCCTTCGGGGGTCGGGCGGCATTGGGTCAGCCTGGTTTTTCT from Methylobacterium aquaticum encodes:
- a CDS encoding MFS transporter, with amino-acid sequence MSAVPRDHVHDRQQSKKAAASAWIGSALEYYDFFIYATAASLIFPQLFFPSSNPTVAIVASLATYGVGYVSRPIGAFVLGHWGDTHGRKQVLVLCMFLMGFSTIAVGLLPTYSQVGILAPILLVILRLIQGFAVAGEISGASSMTMEHAPFGRRGFFASFTLQGVQAGQILAAAVFLPLAAYMPTEAFNSWGWRIPFLLSFIVIIIGYIIRREVDETPAFAAEETKGEVARAPVVEAFATSWPDMLRVVCMSLMNVIPVVTTIFGAAYAVQAAYGIGFHKDVYLWIPVLGNILAVLVIPMVGNLSDKIGRRPPIIVGALGSGLLSFGYLYAISIANVPLAIAMSLLMWGIVYQGYNAVFPSFYPELFPTRTRVSAMAISQNVGTAITAMLPALFATVAPPGSANIPLTIGSIALAITAISAVAAFSARETYRVPMKDLGQPNAVPLPKSDYDRLRNEATA